In Borrelia hispanica CRI, the sequence AAAGTTTTTTATTTCTTGAAAATCTCTTTCTAATTCTGATAAAATTTTTCATTATATTGATATGAATTTCTCATAATATTTTTTATTTTGTTCTCAAAATCTTCTAAAAATCCTTTTACTTTATCAAAATATTTTTCTTGTTTATATTTTGTAAAATATTTATTTTTAAAGTAATAATATCCTCTACTATCTCTAAAGTCATATTTATTATATTTAATTAATTCTTTTCTTTTATTATTTTGATCCAATAAAGTGCATCATCCACATCATAATCGGCTAAAAAGGTTTACCTTCTACTCTTCATCTTCATTCATTCTCGTATGCCATTACTTTAGCTGTTATAATACCATTATTGAAAAAATTTTCGATAAGCTTTGATCACACAACAGCAACACTTCTAACAGCAATACTTTCTTCATCAGAAAATCTTCTCTTGATTATTATTCTAGCCTCATATATTGTAAGATCAACGTACTGTGAAGATTCACTAAATTCATCAAAATTATCTTAATAGTCCCTCATTAGAACACAATATAGATTATTCCTCTATATATGCATCATCATACAATTCTAAAGTTTCTTTATCAATACTATAGAACATCTTACAACTAATAAAAATTAAAAGCAAACTTAAAATTAAAAATTTGTTTCTGAATTTCATTATTATACCTCCTTTATGAAAATTTCACTTAGATCTTTCAATCTAACACAATTTTTATAAAATTGTACACACAAATATAAAGAACAACAATTAACCAAAATTATTGTCATCAAATTATCTAAAATTTAAAAATAATCAATCATACTCAATTAAATAACTTTACCAGTAACATACAATACGGATTAAAATTTTATTTTCAAAATAAACCAAATTCCAATAATTATTAATGATATATTTGACAAATAAAGATTTTTTCCTAGCTAATAAACAATAAAAATATATCCGAAGACAATTATTGACAAAATTTAATTGTAACTAAACCTATATTAATTATAAACACTTAGCATATGTTTCATTACATCATAAACTTGTTACCAAATTTTCATTATCCAAACTATTTTTAACAAAAAAATAATTCTAAGTCTTAATCGTATATTGTTCAAAATTAATACTCAAAATATCATTTATATTAAGAATTCATATCTTTGGTGTCTCTTACCTTCATAGTTTTATAAGAAATACTAACTAAAACGTATTTCTTAATTAAATCTTTAATATTGAGTAAATATTAATTAGAATACCTATTTGAATACAAAATATATTCTCATCAGCACCACAACTTTATATTTTTTCTTTTTTTTATACATCACCATACAAATTAATAATATAAACTTCGTAAAATTAATATCATTAGTACACTAAATATAGGACTACAAGTCCCTTTGATTTTACATGTAAATATAAAGTACTTCATCAATATCTTGGACATATTATCCCTCTCCTATAATTAATAATTTAATATAAGTAATGGTATCTGGACCTAAATTATTCATTCCTAACCAAATAGTAACTTATTAATACCTTCTAATTTTTTGTCATAAATCTAAGAAAATAATAATTATTTAAATAATCTAATCAATAGATTTATTAAAACAAAAGCATTGAGGAAACTTAAAAACATATTAATCTTATTAAGAAATTTAGGAAAAAAAGAATTACAAAATAAATTCGATTTTACTAAACACTAATATAGATATTAATTAAAAATTATCGTTAGAGATAATCCTTTATCAAGCTCTATTTTATGATATGAGATAAAATAGAGTTAAGTTTGTTGATAACTTAATAGTCTATTGGCATTTTCTCACAATTTTTATGAATCTTAGACTATTAATAATAATAAAATAAAAATCAACTAAAACCTAATTCAGCCTAGCTATATGATAAACAACATAAAGTTCATCAATAGAATTTGATAATTCCTTTCCTCTCCTATAAAAAAATAACTTTCTGGCATTTCCTTTAACATCCCTAATATCTCCCTGATTTAAAAAAATAGATTCAAAAACAGAAATCATAATTTGAACCAATAAAATATTACTACTATCATTTTTTTTCATACACAATTTGATACTTCGAACAAAATTTTTAGAAATTTCCGCTAATTTTTTTGAAGAACATTGAGACACTATAAAAGAAAACATATCAGCATACATACTTACAGCAGTATCAATAACATTTTCATAAGCATTAATTATCAATTGAACAACATTAACAACTTGCTCCATTTTTACTTCGTTACTATCAAAGACAGAATTAACTTTATACTCAAAAATTTTCTTAAGTTGTTCAATTGCATCTATCCTCATCTGAGGATTATGTATTTTAAAATAATTTAAAATATTCTCAAGTTTATCAACAATATTATCAACCTTCATTCTGATTATAACATCTCTAGATTCCTTGGTTAATTTTGCACTATCACAATTACCAGGACCATTTACACAATACACATAATTTTTAAGAAAACTATAAATTGTATGATACTCCTGCACAAGAAGACATAATGATCTTGCATATTTAACAGACTTCGTAATAAAAGTCTTAAGTTTAATAATATCATCTTTACTTAACCTATCAACATCATTTCTAATATTAGCATTATCAATACCAGAACTACCCTCTATAGCAGGACCATTCCTCACATCAAAACCATTAGCTACAATAAAATCATTCTTAGCTCTAGAACCATTTCTTGCATTACCATTTACATCCTTGACAGTTTTAGTTCCGTCAACTGCATTTTTACATGATACTATAGATATTAACATCAATAATATAAATACATCATTATACCTGGTCATTTTTCTCCTCCTTTTTAAAATCAAAAGCTTGTGTACAACATTTTACTTCCAAATTAGCAATAATCAAGAATATACTACTAATTAAAACCCATAAAAAAAATAAATACCGAAATTATATACAAATAGAACATCAACTATATAGACATATTTATCTTGAAATTAAATTTAATCATAATACACTAAGACTTGTGTTCTAAATTCAAGACAAATGCAAAATAAATAACTATAAAACAATAATTTAAAAAATTCAAAATTATAAATAATATAAAACTTAGTTACAAAATTAAACTATCAATTTTTCAATTCTCCAAAACATCATGAATATGAGATTCTCTTAATGACGCAGAACTTATTTTTACAAATTTAGCATCTCTCTTTAATTCTAATATTGTCTCAACTCCCAAATATCCCATCCCAGACATTAAACCCCCCTTTAATTGAAAGATAATGTCTTTTACCTTACCAACATAAGGAACCATCCCCTCAATACCTTCAGGAACCAATTTCCCAGGCGAATCTTTACTTTCAAATTGAAAATACCTAGATTTAGAACCCCTAGCCATAGCAGCAAGAGATCCCATACCAACATAAATCTTAAATTTCTTGCCATTATACATTATTTCCTCTGAGGGAGATTCATGAGCTCCAGCAAAAAGATTCCCTATCATCACACTATCAGCTCCCGCAGCAATTGCTTTAACTATATCTCCTGAAAATCTAATACCACCATCTGCTATGATGCAAATATTTGTATCTTTACAAGCCTCAAAAACATCATTAATTGCCGTCAACTGTGGAACACCAACCCCTGCAACTATTCTTGTTGTACATATACTCCCCGGACCTATTCCCACTTTTAAACAATCTGCACCTGCATCAATTAAATCAAGAGCTGCTTCCTTAGTCACTATATTACCTGCAATAACATCTAAATTTGGATATTTACTTTTAATTTTCCTTACAATCTCAATTACCCTAGTAGAATGTCCATGTGCAGAATCAACAACAATAACATCAACATCTGCCTTAACCAATTCTTCAACACGCTCTAGAGTATCAACATCAGTAGAAACAGCTGCACCAACTCTCAATCTATCATTAATATCTTTACATGCATTTGGAAAATACTCTTGATGTTCAACATGATCTATATCCTTGCAAGTTATTAATCCCCGCAAACTATTTGACTCATCAACAATAAGTAACTTTTCTATCTTATGCTTAAATAAAATCTCTTTCGCTTCTGCCAACGTAATATCTTCTTTTGCAGTAATTAATTTTTTAGTCATTGCATTAATTACAGGAGTATCATCATCTGAAATATATCTAATGTCTCTACTGGTTACTAAACCTAATATTTTACCTACATGATCTGTAACTGGCAATGCAGAAATATTATGTTTACCAATCAACCTTTTGGCCTCTTTAATACTAGTATCCTCATTAATTGTAATAAGATTCCTTATAATTCCATTACGATGATAAGATTTTACTATTTCCACCTCTTTCCTTTGAATTTCAATAGTAATATTCTTATGTATAATACCCATCCCACCTTCCTTCGCCACTGCTATTGCCATTCTACTTTCTGTAACTGTATCCATAGCTGAGCTTAAAAAAGGTATATTTAAATATATATTTCTTGTCAATCTTGTCTTCAAATTAACATCACTAGGTAATATAGATGATTTCCTAGGAATTAAAGAAACATCATCAAAAGTTAAAGCTTCTTTTACTATTTTATCCATCAATTATTTCTCCCTCATTTATTAATTCACTTATTATTCCCATTCTATCGTCGCTGGGGGCTTAGAAGAAATATCATAACACACTCTATTTATACCTCTAATTTCATTAATTATTCTTGATGAAACTTTTCTTAAAAAACTATAAGGTAATTCAACCCAACTAGCTGTCATAAAATCTAGAGTATTAACACATCGAATGACAGCTGTATATTCATATGTTCTGTTATCTCCCATAACACCTACAGATCTTACAGGCAATAACACCACAAATGCTTGTCTTACTTTATAATATAAATTATTTACCAAAAGCTCTTCTATCAAGATATGATCAGCTCCCTGCAAAATATCTATCTTATCTTTTGTTACTTTCCCTATTATTCTTATTGCCAATCCTGGCCCTGGAAACGGATGCCTATAGAGAACTTTCTCTTCAAGACCCAATTGCACTCCCAATTGAATTACCTCATCTTTAAAAAAATTTCTCAATGGTTCTAACAAACTTAGGTTAATTTTATCCGGAAGTCCTCCTACATTATGATGTGACTTAATATTTGAAGAGCAAACATTATTCTTAACTTCAGATTCAATAACATCGGAATAAATAGTTCCTTGGGCTAAATATTTTATATCATCCTCTTCTAATGCCACCTTTTCAAAAATTTCTACAAATGTCTTCCCTATAATTTTTCTCTTCTCTTCAGGATCATCTACATCCCTTAAATTATTTAAAAACAACAAAGAAGAATCAATATGTTTTATATTCAAACTGTACTTCTTATTAAATTCCAATATTTCATTAACTTCATTCTTCCTTAAAAAGCCAGTATCAACAAATACACATATCAAATTATCCTTTATTGCCTTATTAATCAGTAAGGCACATACCAAAGAATCTATTCCACCTGAAAGTCCTAAAATTACCTTACGATCACCTACCTCACATCTTATATCTTTTACTAAATCTTCTATACTATTACTTAAATCCCAATTTGTCTCTGCTTTACAAATTTTAAAAACAAAATTTATAAATATTTGATTACCAACATCACAACTACTTACTTCTGGATGAAACTGTACACCATAAATTCTCCTCTCCAAATTAAATACAGCTCCAACACAAATATTAGTATAAGCAATTTGTTTAAAACCCTCCGGTATTTCTTCTATATTATCTCCATGACTCATCATCACTTCAAATTTACTTGGAAGCTCCAAAAATAAATCAGCTTTATTATCCTCAACAAATAATTAGAAGATTTAGGTATTCCTATTTTGGGGATATGTTATGCAATGTAATTAATTATTAAGATATTTGAAAGTTCAATTTCTAAGTGTGCTAAGCAGATATTTACAATT encodes:
- the guaB gene encoding IMP dehydrogenase codes for the protein MMDKIVKEALTFDDVSLIPRKSSILPSDVNLKTRLTRNIYLNIPFLSSAMDTVTESRMAIAVAKEGGMGIIHKNITIEIQRKEVEIVKSYHRNGIIRNLITINEDTSIKEAKRLIGKHNISALPVTDHVGKILGLVTSRDIRYISDDDTPVINAMTKKLITAKEDITLAEAKEILFKHKIEKLLIVDESNSLRGLITCKDIDHVEHQEYFPNACKDINDRLRVGAAVSTDVDTLERVEELVKADVDVIVVDSAHGHSTRVIEIVRKIKSKYPNLDVIAGNIVTKEAALDLIDAGADCLKVGIGPGSICTTRIVAGVGVPQLTAINDVFEACKDTNICIIADGGIRFSGDIVKAIAAGADSVMIGNLFAGAHESPSEEIMYNGKKFKIYVGMGSLAAMARGSKSRYFQFESKDSPGKLVPEGIEGMVPYVGKVKDIIFQLKGGLMSGMGYLGVETILELKRDAKFVKISSASLRESHIHDVLEN